A stretch of DNA from Limanda limanda chromosome 16, fLimLim1.1, whole genome shotgun sequence:
TATGATGTAATGGAACTGCCTGCGGTAACAAATAATCAATGTTTCTCCGCATTAAAATATACAACAATTGAGACGAGTCGAATACGTATGAATGAACAGTGGCGTTAGAATGTTCCAGAGGTACTATAGGCCTAACAGACTATTTACTTCTGGAAAGTCATGTTTGGGAAACAGTCTTTATACATCAGCTGTGATTACCCAGGGTGCACCCTGCTTCCTATCCAATGTCAGCTGTGAGCAGCTCCAGCCTCTCCCACTCATCTGGAGGATTAGAAGCTACAGCGAATACATGgattgtgtgatattgtatattgtaaTATGAAATATTTGCAAACACCTGTACAAATGAAAAAGCTTAAACTGGTATCTGTGGAGGtgacacagaaaaacaccaaaATCAAAAAGATAcatgtatttcctttttaaagGTCTTTAATTCTAGTTTGtataaagtgtgttttatataGAAAATGAGCAACCCCCTGTTTCTAAAATGTCATGGGAATGTGTGATAAATATGGTGCTATTTGAACTGACATAGACTGATGAGTAGACTAAACAAACCAATAACTTTACTGAGTAAATCAAAACTGCAACACAGACAGATTTTACACAGCAAAATTGATCAGTCCACTTTATAATCGTGGTGTTCCTGCTTCATTATTCAGACCCATAGGCTACCTTCCAGAAGTGGAATCTGAACTGGTACACATGGAGACACATCTTGACATGATATTTATGTACAACTGAATTATTCACTTAGTGAGAGTAAGGCTAGGATTCAATGGCCTTGGGTTCTACAGGTTGGAGGAGGCGACGGACAATCAGCTCTCCCTTGCTGTTAATGAAAGTCTCGGCCATGTCCTGTTCAGAAGGGAGTCCATAGGGCGTCTTCAGAGGCTGGACTCTGAATGAACCAGGAAACACATGACAAAGGCAGGAAATTATCCAAACAGTCGCAATGTATTTGTTCCTTCAACGACCAAAGAAATACCtcaaatggataaataaatctCAAGTTATCAGATATTATTTAACTGCAATCTTTGGTGATGTTCAGAGACTAAAGACACACATTTGCTCACTTGTACATTTATCATACAATTTTACTGGGGTGCAGGAAAAAACCTGGGAAATGTCCAGAGTtaggtgcatgtctgaaaacatttaaaattcctACTTCAAAACAAGTGTTTCACCCCCTTTTAGCACAGTAACCTTACCTCACCAGGTGCTTTACAAATTTCAGTCGGTTGTTAACCGCAGGAGTATTTTTGTGTATCACAGGGACGTGTGCCTAAACACAAAGCAAAGAGAGAACAAAGTGTGAACAAGTAAAAAACTCAAAGCATTACATTTTCAATAGGAATTTGCATAAAAAATACTTGGTGCCTCTATAGTGGATCAGTTTTCTAATCTCAAATTACTACCTGTCCAGAGCATGGctggttttgttttcaatttatgACTTTATGCATCTGTCATTATGTGGAACTAGAGACGTCTGCTATAGCAGGAACCTCGCTAGAGGTGGTTTTGATTAAATTGTAAAAACTACACATGTAATCACTGCTGGTGGGATCATCACAGGATGGGCTTAACTTTTTTACTAAACATTAAAGCAGAGGACGCAAACTGAAATGGGTTCAAAGTCTAACTTACCTTTTCAAGCCCCAGATCTTTCACCATCTCTTTCTCCCAGTAGGGTCTCCGCATCACACTCTTGATTCTAGTCACTATGTGCAGTTTATGAGGTTGCTCTGGATCTCCTCCATATTTCTCATGTTCTGTTGACCTCTCTGCAAAGAGCtgcaaagaaacacagagaagctgaATACTGACCACATAGAATAATCACAGAATaagtcatttaaatgtttagAAGGGAAGAACAAAGCAGTAACTATGGTTCTCATAAATGCTTCATTACTCTGTGCTAcgctgcagtgtgtgttcatgtgtatgtgtgcgcaaATAAAATAACTTGAACAAGGAATGGATGGATTTTGACCAAATTTTGAGTATTTGGGAGTGAATCACTAGATGTTTAACTTTTGGAGCTGATTATCGGGGGTTTGGGTGAGAGGTAACACCCCTGCATCCGAGAACTGTATGATTGTTTTGTGAACGCACACAGCTAAAGTGGTATCTACAGAGTTCACGCTGAATCCTGCCTGGCATCCAAAGACGGTAAAATCTTTACAGATGGCCACCGACCATAGAAGCGGGTAGAATTTCCCCCAGGGCTGCTGAGGGTCAATCTGACAGTGACAGACAGtcgatgtgtttgtgtgggtctTTCTCATAGAGAGTGGAGGCAAGCTGAGTGGGGGTGGCAGAATAAGCAGGCAATCAAGcccctttttttgttgttttgatatAAAATGTCCCCTTGATTATTACCTCTTTTGGTATTCTTGATTTGTAAAACTTGCTGCGTGTAGACACAAACCACGGGCGGGGTGAAAGTGCAGCTCGTGTCAGgatctgtaaacacacacaaacagtgacaagtcaaaaacacacaattaaacacagaggctgaaggcagcTTGGGTCACTAATAGTaaagaacacaaatacaatGACTTGTACATTTGggccatttaacaaaatgaTCATAAAAAATGCTGGACAGTGTCGCTGGGTTCATTTAAATATCAGGACACAGGACTAAGTTTGCATAATTTTATATGACATTTAAGATGTCTGTGTGGTGTCAACACTGAGgtacagtaaaaacacattatatgATACTTCATCAATATTAATTTACACAAATCTGctttataaaatgtgttttctaggAAATCATCTGTGCTGAAAACGTAAAAGGCCCGTAGGCACCATTTTCCATTCAATGTGGCCTTGTCCTTTGGTTCTAGATCAAACTTAACCTGTATGTAGAGAATGAGTTATGCTAAAAATGTTTCAACGCACTACATAACTGAAAGGAATTATTATCTGTAGGTTTGGAATAAGTTATAGTGTTTTATTACAGGGGACATTATGTTATAAGAGCCAGGCACTGTTATGTTTGGTTTACTTAACACCAtatgaatatgtattttttagaGAATAGACATACTGACAGGGATTGTTGGTTCTTGTCTTTTGATTCCATTTCCACcattagatccctttcacctaaatcttacacactggacctttaatggcTTCTGTGAACAATACTGTAATGAGACGATTGTGATCTTTTGTCAGGTCTCAGGTCTGCCTGTGCTGGTTTAAAAAACCCAGTTAAAACGTGATTGGATTGGGCCAGTATTTGGTATTAGTTATGTTCTTACCTGTGTTGACAAGGAGCTCAAACCACGACAAACACCTGCCATGTTTTCTTCAGGACAGTTACTTCTTCTCCAGCTGCATCAAGGTTACAGTCCCCCCGAcgccacaaacacaacaacacccCACTAAACTCAGCACTAAATGAACGAACACACAACTGCGACTATATTCACATCACATACACGAAATATTCTCTAAGTATTTATCCTAGAGCTGGAAAATAGCGGTGATTCAGTTTGTTCACGTTGGATTCATCCTCCATGACCGGCACAACCGGAAGTGTCTAAGAGCTACTGTGTAAATCCGCCGACGTGACAAACGTTACTTGAACAAAGTTCCCACcccacttttttttatatttaaaaccgagaaacaataaaatattaaaaagtatgtgagaaaaaatacaattgacttcttattgaatgtCTTTGTATCTAAAAAAATGTCTGTTGAACCAGGGGATTTAAACTGAGCTGGAAacgtttatattttaaaatgtaaaatgaaatacACACCTATTTAGTCTGGGTTTTATGGAGTGTGTTGTAATTTTATGGATTTGTTATTTATACTTATTGTTTTACATCTGTATAATTTATcttatgtatttttgttttgataaaaactgtgattttttttcattccactttgtttaatttattgacCTTTTATTATcaaagtattattattttaagtagTGATcgtatgtttctgtttttttattttaattttttatatttgctaTCCACTTAACCCAAAGGTGTGAATCATTTTCAGTTGACGACTACCCGTATTTTCTAAATCTCCTGTAAACACGATGAATAGATTTCCTCGAAaggtgaaatataaataaagtttgattgactGATATTGCTCATATACAACTTTGCAGTGTTATGTTTCACCCGGACTTATTATTGCGGTGCTATCTCTCAGCAATCAGGAAGCAGTCGCGATTCTTCCAGCGAGTTTCACAACAACTTTTAATCATGACAACATTGTCCGTTTTATAAAATCGAGTCGAAAAACAACAGGCGACTCAACTATGACACAGAACCACGTGACCGGGATGGAGAACGCCGCCGTGTCCGTCCTGAAACGGGCGGTGGAGCTGGACCACAGCGGCCGCCTCCCGGAGTCTCTGGTCTGCTACCAGGAGGGAATCCAGCTGCTGATCGACGTGTTGAAAGgtctctgtctgttgtctgGATCCAACAGGTACTGTAGTGGGAACATGGAGACAGGCGCCATCACtgtttcctcttgtctcctctgtcAGCAGCTGTGAAGGATGATTCCAAGAGAGGACACTACAGAGAGAAGACACAAGGCTACATGGCCCGAGCCGAGCAGATCAAAGCTCTTGTCAGCCAGATGAAAGAGGGTAGATGTCATCCACTCATCTATGcgtctattcatccatccatctcttcatgaactcatccatccatctttttgTCCACTCATCTATCAACTTGTCCATCCACTCATCTATTTATCAatccattcatctattcattcatccattcatctatctatACATACATACGAacatatattcaaatattcacctatacatacacacatatacacacacatgcctctaactttgattttgtttctctctgtcctgtcaGACGGGAAGTACCATGAGCAGAATAAAATACCGGAGGATGCTACAGGTCATAGCTACGAGGTTCTGTTCAAGCCCTACATCAGCAGCTTACTGACGGAGGTCTGGGTGGAGGACCCATACATAAGACACACCCACCAGGTACCTAAGTAGTTATGACTCATTAGTATGAGTTAACCAcatttaagaaaagtatcaaTCAGACCAGCTAATTCATAACCTGAAGCCAGTTCTTCTATCTTCTCATAATTTGTTCAAAGTGAGAAATTTCTGTTATAGACAATCACCTGTAATAAGTCATGAtattcaagctgttttcagacatgaacaaaCCCTTGTACCCCTTTGTTTTGATGATTAGTAGCTTCAAGTTTTAAGCTCATCAACTCCACCTTCACACAATAGCTGGCCTAGGGAGGTCCccacatactgtatatcaaaCTTGAGAAGGTTAGATTCTCTCTGGCGGGTTCTGATACCGCTTTTAACAAAACCTGGCAGCCTTTCTTAGAGTACTTAAACAGAACTACTATTCACCCAGAAAGTGActagatgccccccccccctcaacttCGTACTATTTACTACTCTCTATTATCTcaacaacaatttttttttttattatttttttttttttaatttaatttaattttatttaattttattttatttttttatgtaatgtaaagtatgtaatggtttaattatgcaattattttacttttttcttgtcAGTGGGTGGGAAGTGTCAAGGGTTAATTGTAGTTCATAGAAGCCGTTCTGGTCCAGTTTAAGCACATTGTTGTTATCATCATCGTGTAGGACATCCTACCGCTATTTTCTACCTCTAAGAATTTTTGTATACACTGTATGTGTAAATTATTGCTGTATGTGAacgaaaaaacaaaacaaaacaaaaaaaagttttaagcTCATATCCAAATGCCTTTCATCCCCTCTCTCCACCACAGCTCTACAACTTTGTTCGGTTCTGCGAGATGCTGCTCAAAGCGCCATGCAAGGTGAAGAGGATCCATCTCCTCACCTCACAGGATGAAGTAGGTTATTTATATATGCTAACCCACAGCATCCTTTGCACTCTCTGCTGGTCCTAATATGATGTTTGTTGTCGTCGCTTGCTCCTGCAGCAGGACAGCAGCCAGCAGACAAGAGCTTTGGCTGAGCTCAAAGAGAGTGTCAGTGCTCATGGGATGGATCTGGATGTGCAGTACTCCTCCACCATCCACGACAGGGAGATCAGGTACAGCTGTCACACATCAGCCTTCCTATTTTGCATCGCTGTGAATGTATTTTGTGGTCCGGAATCTAgatataatttagtttttacaggTTTGACAATGGTTGGATCATAAAGATAGGAAGAGGATTGGATT
This window harbors:
- the mrpl30 gene encoding 39S ribosomal protein L30, mitochondrial, producing the protein MAGVCRGLSSLSTQILTRAALSPRPWFVSTRSKFYKSRIPKELFAERSTEHEKYGGDPEQPHKLHIVTRIKSVMRRPYWEKEMVKDLGLEKAHVPVIHKNTPAVNNRLKFVKHLVRVQPLKTPYGLPSEQDMAETFINSKGELIVRRLLQPVEPKAIES
- the mitd1 gene encoding MIT domain-containing protein 1 isoform X1; amino-acid sequence: MTQNHVTGMENAAVSVLKRAVELDHSGRLPESLVCYQEGIQLLIDVLKAAVKDDSKRGHYREKTQGYMARAEQIKALVSQMKEDGKYHEQNKIPEDATGHSYEVLFKPYISSLLTEVWVEDPYIRHTHQLYNFVRFCEMLLKAPCKVKRIHLLTSQDEQDSSQQTRALAELKESVSAHGMDLDVQYSSTIHDREIRFDNGWIIKIGRGLDYFKRPQGRFSIGYCDYDLRQCHETTVDIFHTQHTKTL
- the mitd1 gene encoding MIT domain-containing protein 1 isoform X2; amino-acid sequence: MTQNHVTGMENAAVSVLKRAVELDHSGRLPESLVCYQEGIQLLIDVLKAVKDDSKRGHYREKTQGYMARAEQIKALVSQMKEDGKYHEQNKIPEDATGHSYEVLFKPYISSLLTEVWVEDPYIRHTHQLYNFVRFCEMLLKAPCKVKRIHLLTSQDEQDSSQQTRALAELKESVSAHGMDLDVQYSSTIHDREIRFDNGWIIKIGRGLDYFKRPQGRFSIGYCDYDLRQCHETTVDIFHTQHTKTL